One Leifsonia shinshuensis DNA window includes the following coding sequences:
- a CDS encoding DUF7882 family protein, with product MGTLIYDGADGFTFDDRVLAHLQAVIASKLRRREGFLLIWADRTGGTEPTLRSIWLDPSISLQFAFTHPTFPELNREWLAILTEKANGNTGLMLEDALRAEIRQEVPEGSYRESRGKKQAG from the coding sequence ATGGGAACCCTGATCTACGACGGAGCCGACGGCTTCACCTTCGACGACCGTGTGCTCGCCCACCTTCAGGCGGTGATCGCCTCGAAGCTGCGCCGGCGCGAGGGCTTCCTGCTCATCTGGGCGGACCGCACCGGCGGCACCGAGCCGACCCTCCGCTCGATCTGGCTCGACCCGTCGATCAGCCTCCAGTTCGCCTTCACCCACCCGACGTTCCCCGAGCTCAACCGGGAGTGGCTGGCCATCCTCACCGAGAAGGCCAACGGCAACACCGGTCTGATGCTGGAGGACGCTCTGCGCGCCGAGATCCGGCAGGAAGTCCCCGAGGGGAGCTACCGCGAGTCGCGCGGCAAGAAGCAGGCCGGCTGA
- a CDS encoding DUF7882 family protein, translated as MGKLIYGVGREYEFDDRTLSHVKIALVTKLRRHESFLLNWEVPVEQGGGRMSLWISREIPLAFVFNGSRPPALNERWMEALLQTSQRTGGMVIMPEDSVEGGGPV; from the coding sequence ATGGGCAAACTGATCTACGGCGTCGGCCGCGAGTACGAGTTCGACGACAGGACCCTCTCGCACGTCAAGATCGCGCTCGTCACCAAGCTGCGCCGCCACGAGAGCTTCCTGCTGAACTGGGAGGTCCCGGTCGAGCAGGGCGGCGGCCGGATGAGTCTCTGGATCAGCCGCGAGATCCCGCTGGCGTTCGTCTTCAACGGCTCCCGGCCTCCCGCGCTCAACGAACGCTGGATGGAGGCGCTGCTGCAGACCAGCCAGCGCACTGGCGGCATGGTGATCATGCCGGAGGATTCGGTGGAGGGCGGAGGCCCGGTCTAG
- a CDS encoding glutamate decarboxylase — MRHGYESPEEPVGLNPVFSRAGEATEFARFTLPEGESLPDTAFQVVHDEAMLDGNARLNLATFVGTWMEDQAGRLYSEAVDKNIVDKDEYPQTAAIETRCWRMLAGLWNAPAPEQSIGTSTIGSSEACMLGGLALKRRWQQRRRAAGLSTEKPNLVMSAAVQVCWEKFCNYFEVEPRFVPISLDHKTLDGVGLDAFVDENTIGVVAIMGVTYTGMYEPVKAISDALDAIQARTGLDIPIHVDGASGAMVAPFIQPDIVWDFRLERVASINTSGHKYGLVYPGIGWVVWRDAGLLPEELIFKVSYLGGEMPTFGINFSRPGAQVLLQYYQFLRLGFDGYTRVQAASRDVARYLADEVRALDRFDIWTDGSDIPVAAWQLRADHDAPWTLYDLSMRLRTRGWLVPAYPMPEALTDVTVQRAVVRNGLSRDLAGGLVDAIRTSVQELDQLKAPMPGPDRVAFHH; from the coding sequence ATGAGGCACGGTTACGAGTCCCCCGAGGAGCCCGTCGGTCTGAATCCCGTGTTCTCGCGGGCCGGGGAGGCGACCGAGTTCGCGCGCTTCACACTGCCGGAGGGAGAGTCGCTGCCGGACACCGCGTTCCAGGTGGTGCACGACGAGGCGATGCTCGACGGGAACGCGCGGTTGAACCTCGCCACCTTCGTCGGCACCTGGATGGAGGATCAGGCCGGGCGGCTGTACTCCGAGGCGGTGGACAAGAACATCGTCGACAAGGACGAGTACCCGCAGACCGCGGCTATCGAGACGCGGTGCTGGCGGATGCTGGCCGGGCTGTGGAACGCGCCGGCGCCCGAGCAGTCGATCGGCACCTCCACCATCGGGTCTTCTGAGGCCTGCATGCTGGGCGGGCTCGCGCTCAAGCGGCGCTGGCAGCAGCGCAGGCGGGCGGCCGGGCTGTCCACCGAGAAGCCGAACCTCGTGATGAGCGCCGCGGTGCAGGTGTGCTGGGAGAAGTTCTGCAACTACTTCGAGGTCGAGCCGCGGTTCGTGCCGATCTCGCTCGACCACAAGACGCTCGACGGCGTCGGGCTCGACGCGTTCGTGGACGAGAACACGATCGGTGTCGTCGCGATCATGGGCGTCACATACACCGGGATGTACGAGCCGGTGAAGGCGATCAGCGACGCGCTCGACGCGATCCAGGCGAGGACCGGGCTGGACATCCCGATCCACGTCGACGGAGCCTCCGGGGCGATGGTCGCGCCGTTCATCCAACCCGATATCGTCTGGGACTTCCGGCTGGAGCGGGTGGCCTCCATCAACACCTCCGGGCACAAGTACGGGCTCGTCTATCCCGGCATCGGCTGGGTGGTCTGGCGTGACGCCGGCCTGCTGCCGGAGGAGCTGATCTTCAAGGTCAGCTACCTCGGCGGCGAGATGCCGACGTTCGGGATCAACTTCTCCCGGCCGGGCGCGCAGGTGCTGCTGCAGTACTACCAGTTCCTGCGCCTCGGGTTCGACGGCTACACGCGCGTGCAGGCGGCCTCCCGGGACGTCGCCCGCTACCTGGCGGACGAGGTGCGGGCGCTCGACCGCTTCGACATCTGGACGGACGGCAGCGACATCCCGGTCGCGGCGTGGCAGCTGCGGGCCGACCACGACGCGCCGTGGACGCTCTACGACCTGTCGATGCGGCTGCGGACGCGCGGCTGGCTCGTACCCGCCTACCCGATGCCGGAGGCGCTCACCGATGTGACGGTGCAGCGCGCCGTGGTGCGCAATGGGCTCAGCCGCGACCTCGCGGGCGGGCTGGTCGACGCGATCCGGACCAGCGTGCAGGAGCTCGACCAGCTGAAGGCGCCGATGCCGGGGCCGGATCGGGTGGCGTTCCACCACTAA
- a CDS encoding quinone oxidoreductase family protein, translating into MARVWLAEQWGSPDTWTFAEREVPRPGPGEATIRVRAAGVNPADYKHVAGPRPGLELPVPIGYEVAGELVELGPDTELASGGGEPGDAVVAFRIQGGYATEVTVPASDVFAKPAALSDEEAANLMLAGATAAQMLDVTHVGAGDTILVHGASGAVGVSVLQQAAELGAHVIGTASEGSFARVRRFGGHPVAYGPGLADRVREAAQGPIAAALDTVGTDEAVDVSLELVEDRDRIVTIVASGRAGKDGFHSIFGAQPESAAFRDAVRPRLLALAAEGRLQVPIARTYPLAEAPEALRFLAEGHPGGKIALLP; encoded by the coding sequence ATGGCACGAGTGTGGTTGGCAGAGCAGTGGGGTTCCCCCGACACGTGGACGTTCGCCGAGCGGGAGGTCCCGCGTCCGGGACCGGGCGAGGCGACGATCCGGGTGCGCGCCGCGGGCGTCAACCCGGCCGACTACAAGCATGTCGCCGGCCCGCGTCCCGGCCTCGAACTGCCGGTGCCGATCGGCTACGAGGTGGCCGGCGAGCTGGTGGAGCTCGGGCCGGACACCGAGCTGGCCTCCGGAGGCGGCGAGCCCGGCGACGCGGTGGTCGCGTTCCGGATCCAGGGCGGCTATGCGACCGAGGTCACCGTCCCGGCGTCCGACGTGTTCGCCAAGCCGGCCGCGCTCTCGGACGAGGAGGCGGCCAACCTGATGCTGGCCGGGGCGACGGCCGCGCAGATGCTCGACGTGACGCACGTCGGCGCCGGGGACACCATCCTCGTCCACGGCGCGTCCGGCGCCGTCGGGGTGAGCGTGCTGCAGCAGGCCGCGGAGCTGGGCGCGCACGTCATCGGCACCGCGAGCGAGGGCAGCTTCGCCCGCGTGCGGCGCTTCGGCGGCCATCCCGTCGCCTACGGCCCCGGCCTCGCCGACCGGGTGCGGGAGGCCGCGCAGGGCCCGATCGCCGCCGCCCTCGACACCGTCGGCACGGACGAGGCGGTCGACGTCTCCCTCGAACTGGTGGAGGACCGCGACCGGATCGTGACGATCGTCGCCTCCGGCCGTGCCGGGAAGGACGGCTTCCACTCTATTTTCGGCGCACAGCCGGAGAGCGCCGCCTTCCGCGACGCGGTGCGGCCGCGGCTGCTCGCGCTCGCGGCGGAGGGGCGGCTGCAGGTCCCGATCGCACGCACGTATCCGCTCGCCGAGGCTCCGGAGGCGCTACGCTTCCTGGCCGAGGGGCACCCCGGAGGGAAGATCGCGCTGCTGCCGTGA